A genomic stretch from Canis lupus familiaris isolate Mischka breed German Shepherd chromosome 17, alternate assembly UU_Cfam_GSD_1.0, whole genome shotgun sequence includes:
- the LOC608395 gene encoding antimicrobial peptide NK-lysin-like isoform X2 — MTSWALLLLASVLLATPGLTFSGLTPEDHDDLFTTDMCQEEHFFEALDHEASKDDQMIFTCKPCKFIIKILRKVLGQDISQEAIKQAASLVCHQTRVFTELCNTLFNKYLNDITRGIVNDKSPQEICVKIRMCRPEIGDQGAGTLLHPGEKHRVSSRHRQLLPS; from the exons ATGacctcctgggccctcctgctCCTCGCCTCAGTGCTCCTGGCCACCCCAG GTCTGACCTTTTCTGGTCTGACTCCTGAGGACCATGATGACTTATTCACCACTGACATGTGTCAGGAAGAGCACTTCTTTGAGGCCCTGGACCATGAGGCATCCAAG GATGACCAGATGATCTTCACCTGTAAGCCCTGTAAGTTTATAATCAAGATATTGAGAAAAGTCCTGGGACAAGATATCTCACAG GAAGCAATCAAGCAGGCTGCATCCCTGGTGTGTCACCAGACGCGTGTGTTCACCGAGTTATGCAAcacattatttaataaatatcttaatGACATCACCCGGGGTATCGTGAATGACAAATCCCCTCAGGAAATCTGTGTGAAAATCAGGATGTGCAGACCTGAGATAG GTGACCAAGGAGCTGGGACCTTACTCCACCCCGGGGAGAAGCACAGAGTCTCCAGCAGGCACCGCCAGCTCCTGCCTTCCTAA
- the LOC608395 gene encoding antimicrobial peptide NK-lysin-like isoform X1, whose protein sequence is MTSWALLLLASVLLATPDADGVSSPGLTFSGLTPEDHDDLFTTDMCQEEHFFEALDHEASKDDQMIFTCKPCKFIIKILRKVLGQDISQEAIKQAASLVCHQTRVFTELCNTLFNKYLNDITRGIVNDKSPQEICVKIRMCRPEIGDQGAGTLLHPGEKHRVSSRHRQLLPS, encoded by the exons ATGacctcctgggccctcctgctCCTCGCCTCAGTGCTCCTGGCCACCCCAG ATGCTGATGGTGTTTCTTCCCCAGGTCTGACCTTTTCTGGTCTGACTCCTGAGGACCATGATGACTTATTCACCACTGACATGTGTCAGGAAGAGCACTTCTTTGAGGCCCTGGACCATGAGGCATCCAAG GATGACCAGATGATCTTCACCTGTAAGCCCTGTAAGTTTATAATCAAGATATTGAGAAAAGTCCTGGGACAAGATATCTCACAG GAAGCAATCAAGCAGGCTGCATCCCTGGTGTGTCACCAGACGCGTGTGTTCACCGAGTTATGCAAcacattatttaataaatatcttaatGACATCACCCGGGGTATCGTGAATGACAAATCCCCTCAGGAAATCTGTGTGAAAATCAGGATGTGCAGACCTGAGATAG GTGACCAAGGAGCTGGGACCTTACTCCACCCCGGGGAGAAGCACAGAGTCTCCAGCAGGCACCGCCAGCTCCTGCCTTCCTAA